A single window of Algiphilus sp. DNA harbors:
- a CDS encoding peptidyl-prolyl cis-trans isomerase: MRRLVRAPLLHFLALGLVLLAVRAGMAPDPAPIRIGHAEIAELRATWRAQEGAEPDRATLDGLVRSRVDERLLAREGLRLGLHRGDPVVRQRVVRNMRFLEPDADADDDALYRRAVALGMLERDPVVQRRLAQRVRHRVAAGVAVSEAEVRAALARSGEQRAVVSRYDLRHVLFSADRRRDPAGDAAAVLARIADADMPADAGDPFPLGERFHAATRDTIAGRMGSAFAAAVAAAPEGRWIGPATTPFGAHLIRVEAVSRRAPAADRSRVVAALYDAADERALHRLLEQLRERYPVEVAGRVLALAEWAE; encoded by the coding sequence ATGCGGCGTCTCGTTCGCGCACCGTTGCTGCACTTCCTCGCGCTCGGGTTGGTGCTGCTGGCGGTGCGCGCGGGCATGGCGCCGGACCCGGCCCCCATACGCATCGGGCACGCCGAGATCGCCGAGCTGCGGGCCACCTGGCGTGCGCAGGAGGGCGCCGAGCCGGACCGGGCCACCCTCGACGGCCTCGTTCGCTCGCGGGTGGATGAGCGCCTGCTCGCGCGCGAAGGACTGCGACTCGGGCTGCACCGCGGGGATCCGGTGGTGCGTCAGCGCGTGGTGCGCAACATGCGCTTCCTCGAGCCCGACGCGGATGCCGACGACGACGCGCTGTACCGCCGCGCGGTCGCGCTCGGCATGCTCGAGCGCGACCCGGTGGTGCAGCGCCGCCTCGCGCAGCGCGTGCGCCATCGCGTCGCCGCCGGCGTCGCGGTCAGCGAGGCCGAGGTCCGCGCTGCGCTGGCGCGCAGTGGCGAGCAGCGCGCGGTCGTATCACGCTACGACCTCCGGCACGTGCTGTTCAGCGCCGATCGGCGCCGCGATCCGGCTGGCGATGCGGCGGCGGTGCTGGCGCGAATCGCCGATGCGGACATGCCCGCCGATGCCGGCGACCCCTTCCCGCTCGGCGAGCGCTTTCACGCGGCGACCCGCGACACCATCGCTGGCCGCATGGGCTCCGCCTTCGCGGCCGCGGTAGCGGCGGCACCGGAGGGGCGCTGGATCGGCCCCGCGACCACGCCCTTCGGCGCGCACTTGATCCGCGTCGAGGCGGTGTCGCGGCGCGCGCCCGCCGCCGACCGCAGCCGCGTGGTGGCGGCGCTCTACGATGCGGCCGACGAACGCGCCCTGCACCGGCTGCTGGAGCAGCTGCGCGAGCGCTATCCGGTCGAGGTCGCGGGCCGCGTGCTGGCGCTGGCGGAGTGGGCGGAATGA